The Acidobacteriota bacterium genome has a window encoding:
- a CDS encoding twitching motility protein PilT, with translation MATAHLRFYAELQDCLPAASNGDGPGGFDHSFSGQVSVKDMVESLGVPHTELDLILANGDSVDFSYRVRDGDRISFYPRFESIDVGPILRVRPRPLPELRFVLDVHLGKLASFLRLLGFDSLYRRDFEDASLARLSNAERRILLTRDRGLLKRSQVTYGYWIRATSPRLQLIEVVRRFGLWDRLEPFGRCLRCNGAIESIPSDEVASRLLPRTREHYREFRWCPECERVYWKGSHHDRMQGFLEEVLAQTSQEPR, from the coding sequence ATGGCCACCGCTCATCTGCGATTCTATGCCGAGTTGCAGGATTGCCTACCGGCCGCAAGCAATGGCGACGGTCCGGGGGGCTTTGACCATTCCTTCAGCGGCCAGGTATCGGTCAAGGATATGGTGGAGTCTCTGGGAGTGCCCCACACCGAGTTGGATCTGATTCTGGCCAACGGAGATTCGGTGGACTTCAGCTACCGCGTCCGGGACGGAGACCGGATCAGCTTCTACCCCCGGTTCGAATCCATCGATGTCGGACCGATTCTTCGGGTCCGTCCTCGACCGCTGCCGGAGCTCCGTTTCGTCCTGGACGTCCACCTGGGGAAGCTGGCTTCCTTCCTGCGCCTGTTGGGATTCGACAGCCTCTACCGGAGAGACTTCGAGGACGCGAGCCTGGCCCGTCTGTCCAACGCCGAGCGCCGCATCCTGCTGACTCGCGATCGGGGTTTGCTGAAGCGGAGCCAGGTTACCTACGGGTATTGGATCCGGGCAACGAGTCCGCGGCTTCAGCTGATCGAAGTGGTGCGGCGATTCGGCCTTTGGGACAGGCTGGAGCCCTTCGGACGGTGCCTGCGCTGCAACGGGGCGATCGAGTCAATCCCCAGCGACGAGGTGGCTTCCAGGTTGCTGCCGCGAACCCGGGAGCATTATCGGGAATTCCGGTGGTGCCCGGAGTGCGAACGCGTCTACTGGAAGGGGTCGCACCACGACCGGATGCAGGGTTTTCTGGAAGAGGTGCTGGCCCAAACGAGCCAGGAGCCGAGGTGA